One Mycolicibacterium fortuitum subsp. fortuitum genomic window carries:
- a CDS encoding ComF family protein encodes MLDLILPLECGGCGAPSTRWCAACAAQLGVGDDEPHLVIPRTDPGVPVFALGRHAGARRRAIVAAKEHGRADLIAPLAGALNAGLQHLLTWGVIDTPVTLVPAPTRRAAARRRGGDPVRRMAAAAVAGLPGVGVVPALRLRPWVRDSVGLSGAARQRNIAGRVRLSRPVAGEVVLVDDIVTTGATAAESVRTLMAAGADVSAVLVISHA; translated from the coding sequence ATGCTCGACCTCATCCTGCCTCTGGAGTGCGGCGGGTGCGGGGCTCCGTCGACCCGCTGGTGTGCGGCGTGTGCCGCACAACTCGGAGTCGGCGACGACGAACCGCATCTGGTCATCCCTCGAACCGACCCGGGGGTCCCGGTGTTCGCGCTGGGCCGCCACGCCGGAGCCCGTCGGCGCGCGATCGTGGCCGCCAAGGAGCACGGCCGCGCCGACCTGATCGCCCCGCTGGCAGGAGCGCTGAACGCCGGCTTGCAGCACTTGCTGACCTGGGGTGTCATCGACACTCCGGTGACTCTGGTCCCCGCACCCACCCGCCGGGCCGCAGCGCGTCGCCGGGGCGGTGACCCGGTCCGGCGGATGGCCGCGGCTGCGGTCGCCGGTCTGCCCGGTGTTGGGGTGGTACCTGCCCTGCGCCTGCGGCCGTGGGTACGTGACTCGGTGGGCTTGTCAGGTGCGGCCCGACAGCGCAACATCGCCGGTCGGGTCCGTCTGAGCAGGCCGGTCGCAGGTGAAGTGGTGTTGGTCGACGACATCGTCACCACGGGGGCCACCGCCGCCGAATCGGTGCGGACGCTGATGGCAGCCGGAGCCGACGTGTCTGCTGTGC
- the mtrB gene encoding MtrAB system histidine kinase MtrB: MIFSSRRRIRGRWGSSGPLLRGLGTLGRAVSLVWRRSLQLRVVTLTLGLSLAVILVLGFVLTSQITDRILEVKVKAATEEVERARITVGGIVGGEESRSLDSSLQLARNTLIDRKADARADVAGAFDAVIMVPGDGPREAAAAGPVQQVPKALRDFVKAGQVSYQYTTVSTDAFTGPALIVGSPASSSVPNLELYLIFPLNNEESTIALVRGTMATGGVVLLGLLAAIALVVARQIVQPVRSASRIAERFAEGHLTERMPVRGEDDMARLAVSFNDMAESLSRQIQQLEEFGNLQRRFTSDVSHELRTPLTTVRMAADLIHDHSEDLDPALRRSTELMVSELDRFETLLADLLEISRHDAGVAELSVESVDLRSTVQSALDNVGHLAADAEVELDVNMPGDEVIAEVDPRRVERILRNLIANAIDHAERKPVRIRMAADEDTVAVTVRDYGVGLRPGEEKLVFSRFWRSDPSRVRRSGGTGLGLAISIEDARLHQGRLEAWGEPGKGACFRLTLPLVRGHKVTTSPLPLKPIAPQQKQRQRPGRDREPAEENV; the protein is encoded by the coding sequence GCTGCGCGGATTGGGCACGCTCGGTCGGGCTGTGAGCCTGGTCTGGCGCCGTTCGCTGCAACTGCGGGTCGTGACATTGACCCTGGGGCTGTCACTGGCCGTCATCCTGGTTCTCGGCTTCGTGCTGACCAGCCAGATCACCGACCGGATCCTCGAGGTCAAGGTCAAGGCCGCCACCGAGGAGGTGGAACGCGCCCGGATCACCGTCGGCGGCATCGTCGGTGGTGAAGAGAGCCGTTCCCTGGACAGCAGCCTGCAGTTGGCCCGCAACACCCTGATCGACCGCAAGGCCGACGCCCGCGCCGATGTGGCAGGCGCGTTCGACGCGGTGATCATGGTGCCGGGCGACGGGCCACGCGAGGCCGCCGCGGCGGGCCCGGTTCAACAGGTCCCCAAGGCCCTGCGTGACTTCGTCAAGGCGGGGCAGGTCAGCTACCAATACACCACGGTCTCGACCGATGCGTTCACCGGACCGGCGCTGATCGTCGGCAGTCCGGCGTCCTCGTCGGTGCCCAATCTTGAGCTGTACCTGATCTTTCCGCTGAACAACGAGGAGAGCACCATCGCGCTGGTGCGCGGCACGATGGCGACCGGCGGCGTGGTGCTCCTGGGTCTGCTGGCGGCGATCGCTCTGGTGGTGGCCCGCCAGATCGTGCAGCCCGTGCGGTCGGCCTCACGCATCGCCGAGCGGTTCGCCGAAGGGCATCTGACCGAGCGGATGCCGGTCCGCGGTGAGGACGACATGGCCCGCCTGGCGGTGTCGTTCAACGACATGGCCGAGAGCCTGTCGCGCCAGATCCAGCAGCTGGAGGAGTTCGGTAATCTGCAGCGCCGCTTCACCTCTGACGTCAGTCACGAACTGCGCACGCCGCTGACCACGGTGCGGATGGCAGCCGATCTGATCCACGATCACAGTGAGGACCTCGACCCGGCGCTGCGTCGCTCCACCGAGCTGATGGTGAGCGAACTGGACCGGTTCGAGACCCTGCTGGCCGACCTTTTGGAGATCTCCCGCCACGATGCCGGCGTGGCCGAGTTGTCGGTGGAGTCGGTGGATCTGCGGTCCACGGTGCAGAGCGCGCTGGACAACGTCGGCCACCTCGCTGCCGATGCCGAGGTCGAACTCGACGTCAACATGCCCGGTGACGAGGTGATCGCGGAAGTGGATCCGCGCCGGGTGGAACGCATCCTGCGCAACTTGATCGCCAACGCCATCGATCACGCCGAACGCAAGCCGGTGCGCATCCGGATGGCCGCGGACGAGGACACCGTCGCGGTCACCGTGCGCGATTACGGTGTCGGCCTGCGGCCGGGTGAGGAGAAGCTGGTGTTCAGCCGGTTCTGGCGGTCCGACCCGTCGCGGGTACGGCGCTCCGGCGGCACCGGTCTCGGCCTGGCCATCAGCATCGAGGACGCCCGTCTGCACCAGGGCAGGCTGGAGGCATGGGGCGAACCCGGCAAGGGTGCCTGCTTCCGTCTCACCCTGCCGCTGGTGCGCGGCCACAAGGTGACCACCAGCCCGTTGCCGCTCAAACCGATTGCCCCGCAACAGAAGCAGCGGCAACGTCCGGGCCGCGACCGGGAGCCTGCGGAGGAGAACGTGTGA
- the lpqB gene encoding MtrAB system accessory lipoprotein LpqB has protein sequence MKRLLTVVVVGLVFLVSGCAGIPNSSSPQAIGTVDRPAPPNLPKPAPGMDPDVLLREFLKATADPANRHLAARQFLTESASSSWDDAGSALLLDRVVFVETRSADRVSVSMRADILGSLSDMGVFETGEGALPDPGPIELVQTPGGWRIDRLPNGVFLDWQQFQSTYKRNTLYFVDPTGTTVVPDPRYVAVSDPDQLATELISKLVAGPRPEMARTVRNLLDAPLRLRGPVTRADGGKTGVGRGYGGARIDLENLSTTDPHSRQLLAAQIIWTLSRAGISGPYVINVDGAPLDDRFAEGWETSDVAATDPGAVPGAAAGLHALVGGSLVALDGQQTTRVPGAFGSAPNQMSASVSRNGQDAASVVVLPDAPEATAASLWMGPLGGPTAMAIEGRTLSRPSWSLDQAVWVVVDDANVVRAIRDASGVPARIPVDAAAVATRFPGPITELQLSRDGTRAAMVIGGQVILAGVERTPEGQFLLTYPRRLGFGLGNSVVSLSWRTGDDIVVSRTDPAHPVSYVNLDGVNSDGPSRNLVAPVGTVAANPSTVYVSDQRGVLQLSAAVNDNPGWVEVRPLMVPGSLPVLPG, from the coding sequence GTGAAGCGCCTGCTGACGGTGGTGGTCGTCGGTCTGGTTTTTCTGGTGTCCGGGTGCGCGGGGATACCGAATTCGTCCTCCCCGCAAGCGATCGGCACGGTCGACCGGCCCGCGCCACCGAACCTGCCCAAACCCGCGCCGGGGATGGACCCCGACGTACTGCTGCGCGAGTTCCTCAAGGCCACGGCCGACCCTGCCAACCGGCACCTGGCGGCCCGGCAGTTCCTCACCGAATCGGCGTCCAGCTCCTGGGACGACGCCGGTAGCGCACTGCTGCTCGACCGCGTGGTGTTCGTCGAAACTCGCAGTGCCGACCGGGTTTCGGTGAGCATGCGCGCAGACATCCTGGGATCCCTGTCCGATATGGGGGTGTTCGAAACAGGGGAGGGCGCGCTGCCGGATCCCGGACCCATCGAGCTCGTCCAAACTCCGGGTGGATGGCGCATCGACCGGCTGCCCAACGGCGTATTCCTCGACTGGCAACAGTTCCAGTCCACCTACAAGCGCAACACCCTCTACTTCGTCGACCCGACCGGAACCACGGTCGTTCCCGATCCCCGCTACGTCGCGGTGTCCGATCCCGACCAGCTCGCGACCGAGCTCATCTCCAAACTGGTTGCCGGGCCTCGGCCGGAGATGGCCAGGACGGTACGGAATCTGCTCGACGCGCCACTGCGGCTGCGCGGTCCGGTCACCCGTGCCGACGGCGGCAAGACCGGGGTGGGGCGTGGCTACGGTGGCGCTCGCATCGACCTCGAGAACCTCTCGACCACCGACCCGCACAGTCGGCAATTGCTTGCCGCACAGATCATCTGGACGCTATCGCGGGCCGGGATCAGTGGGCCCTACGTGATCAACGTCGACGGCGCCCCGTTGGACGACCGGTTCGCCGAGGGCTGGGAGACCTCCGATGTCGCGGCCACCGATCCGGGGGCGGTGCCCGGCGCCGCCGCGGGTCTGCACGCGTTGGTCGGCGGCTCATTGGTGGCGCTGGACGGACAGCAGACCACACGTGTACCCGGTGCGTTCGGCTCGGCGCCCAATCAGATGTCGGCCTCGGTGTCGCGCAACGGTCAGGATGCCGCGTCGGTGGTGGTCTTGCCCGACGCACCCGAGGCCACCGCGGCCTCGCTGTGGATGGGGCCATTAGGTGGACCCACCGCCATGGCGATCGAAGGGCGCACCCTCAGCCGGCCGAGCTGGTCGCTGGATCAGGCCGTGTGGGTGGTGGTCGACGATGCCAACGTGGTGCGTGCCATCCGTGACGCCTCCGGTGTGCCGGCGCGTATTCCGGTCGACGCGGCCGCGGTGGCCACCCGATTTCCGGGCCCGATCACCGAGTTGCAGCTGTCCCGCGACGGCACTCGAGCAGCGATGGTGATCGGTGGGCAGGTGATCCTCGCAGGCGTCGAGCGGACCCCTGAAGGGCAGTTCCTGCTGACCTATCCGCGTCGTCTCGGTTTCGGGCTGGGCAATTCCGTGGTGTCGCTGTCCTGGCGAACCGGTGACGACATCGTGGTCAGCCGCACCGACCCGGCCCATCCCGTGTCGTACGTCAACCTCGACGGGGTGAACTCCGATGGGCCCAGCCGCAACCTGGTGGCCCCGGTCGGCACGGTGGCGGCAAATCCGTCGACCGTCTACGTCTCCGACCAACGCGGTGTGTTGCAGTTGTCGGCTGCGGTCAACGACAACCCCGGCTGGGTGGAGGTTCGCCCGCTGATGGTTCCGGGATCGTTGCCTGTGCTGCCCGGCTGA